The Zygotorulaspora mrakii chromosome 3, complete sequence genome includes a region encoding these proteins:
- the RAD28 gene encoding Rad28p (similar to Saccharomyces cerevisiae RAD28 (YDR030C); ancestral locus Anc_3.259), with amino-acid sequence MNSLFLQYQFGNIHDGALQRLARKSEFERLLESATPNCYKYARGKKDVSGISCLEMDDTTGQFLLSCGTDGSVSVWSLDEKLDTVNNELYSKRINYNAKSIGTEELSPSKKRAKTSSPAPRMVHSFETRQSKFRMYRQSSDLNKLAEQETEDNSISEGHRFRIASAKWYSIDNGMFFTGSNDCRVKIWDTNSFEPVQEVNLDYRINQIDTDNEGTYIVAATEDYFPRIIDLKNIVSSGITNLSSQDMNHEILCCKFNPVKTHIVSTGDSQGNIKLWDLRMRNRLLLELRQRDSRRAHLKSCNDLCWNAGGTELASTGNDGKCYIWSPFTTPISSRQIGPMDLMRNNSKKRTSQRLLRFEDYLLCNTDYGEIQVFETAEGKLCNKIDYPVSQLPSKSDAARFSGMAMQSSLANSRGIRLYLGTTAANSNGMENSACLCEYM; translated from the coding sequence ATGAATTCCCTGTTTTTGCAGTATCAATTTGGGAATATTCACGATGGTGCACTGCAAAGATTAGCAAGAAAGTCAGAATTCGAGAGACTTTTAGAGTCAGCGACTCCAAATTGCTACAAATATGCTAGGGgcaaaaaagatgtcagCGGTATAAGTTGTCTTGAAATGGACGACACAACCGGACAGTTCCTCTTGAGTTGCGGCACGGATGGTTCTGTTAGTGTGTGGTCATTGGATGAGAAATTAGACACTGTTAATAATGAGCTTTACAGTAAAAGAATAAATTACAATGCTAAAAGTATAGGCACTGAAGAATTATCACCTTCGAAAAAACGTGCAAAAACTTCGTCACCAGCGCCAAGAATGGTTCACAGCTTCGAAACACGGCAAAGCAAATTCAGAATGTATCGACAGTCTTCAGATCTAAATAAACTTGCAGAGCAAGAAACAGAGGACAACAGCATCAGTGAGGGCCATCGATTCCGAATAGCAAGCGCAAAATGGTATTCTATAGACAACGGAATGTTTTTCACAGGCTCCAACGACTGCAGAGTTAAAATATGGGACACTAACTCCTTTGAACCGGTACAGGAAGTCAATTTAGACTATCGAATAAATCAAATAGACACAGACAACGAAGGAACGTATATTGTGGCTGCAACTGAGGACTATTTCCCACGTATCATTGATCTCAAGAATATAGTAAGCTCCGGAATCACTAATTTATCTTCGCAGGACATGAATCATGAAATTCTTTGCTGCAAATTCAACCCTGTAAAGACACACATCGTTAGCACGGGTGACTCTCAAGGTAATATAAAACTATGGGACCTTAGAATGAGGAATAGGTTACTGCTAGAATTGCGCCAGCGCGACTCCAGAAGGGCACATTTGAAGAGTTGCAACGACCTGTGTTGGAATGCCGGAGGCACCGAACTGGCATCAACGGGAAATGATGGGAAGTGTTACATTTGGTCGCCTTTCACCACTCCCATTTCTTCCAGACAGATTGGACCCATGGATCTTATGCGAAATAACAGTAAAAAAAGGACTTCTCAACGTCTACTGCGTTTTGAAGACTATCTGCTATGTAATACGGACTACGGAGAGATTCAAGTTTTCGAAACGGCTGAAGGAAAGCTGTGCAATAAGATTGATTATCCAGTTTCTCAACTACCAAGTAAATCCGACGCTGCGCGGTTCTCCGGCATGGCGATGCAGTCTTCCTTAGCAAATTCGAGAGGTATACGACTCTATTTGGGTACAACGGCTGCAAATAGCAACGGTATGGAGAATAGTGCCTGCCTTTGCGAGTATATGTAA
- the PST2 gene encoding flavodoxin-like fold family protein (similar to Saccharomyces cerevisiae RFS1 (YBR052C) and PST2 (YDR032C); ancestral locus Anc_3.261): protein MAPKVAIIIYTLYGHTATLAEAEKKGVEAAGGSAEIFQVPETLSPEVVQAMGGQPKPDYPLATRETLEDYDAFLFGVPTRFGNASAQFRSFWDATGGLWAKGALHGKPAGMFVSTGTGGGREATIINNLSTLVHHGMIFVPLGYKNSFSELCNITEPHGSSAWGAGALSASDGSRQPSALELSIHEIQGKTFYETIQKF from the coding sequence ATGGCCCCAAAAGTTGCTATCATAATCTACACTCTTTACGGACACACCGCTACCTTGGCtgaagctgaaaagaaggGTGTTGAAGCTGCTGGTGGATCCGCTGAGATTTTCCAAGTCCCAGAAACCTTATCACCAGAAGTGGTTCAGGCTATGGGTGGTCAACCAAAACCTGATTACCCATTAGCTACCAGGGAAACGTTGGAAGATTACGACGCCTTTTTGTTTGGTGTGCCAACCCGTTTCGGTAATGCTTCAGCACAATTCCGTTCCTTCTGGGATGCAACCGGTGGGCTATGGGCTAAAGGTGCATTGCATGGTAAGCCAGCTGGTATGTTTGTTTCTACCGGAACTGGTGGTGGTAGAGAAGCTACAATTATCAACAATCTATCGACTTTAGTTCATCACGGTATGATTTTCGTCCCATTGGGTTACAAGAACAGTTTCTCTGAGCTGTGCAACATCACTGAGCCTCACGGCAGTTCAGCATGGGGTGCGGGTGCTCTCTCTGCATCTGATGGTTCCAGACAGCCATCCGCACTAGAGTTGTCAATTCACGAAATTCAAGGTAAGACTTTCTATGAGActattcaaaagttctaA
- a CDS encoding regucalcin (similar to Saccharomyces cerevisiae YBR053C; ancestral locus Anc_3.262), producing MSGNRLDFSHLEPFYHVPDARLSEGITYVKETDTLLWVDIYRGLIHKLEDRNNIDVSYDCITIAPETYSQTSNLRHPEPSCKESVGVVFPVINGDAKQITDVLFASKFGIGKTSFRDKTWEYILLYTSCPEISEERALRLRSNDGNVSPCGEYLLVGLMNDFPYDVTDEGCIVRVSLNHPRKVEMFWERIKIPNAIHWSRNGDCTYVTDSLDFAIWKLDAKTGERTRLIDVKKYNPDFDSPEPDGSAINHVSSTLFVAVWSTAKIQEYSIESGRLIREFILPSSTPKVSCCVIVGPDLYVTTGNAKTPNGPETTVDSVGGSIFKIPNAVEISHNESSKNQLVW from the coding sequence ATGAGCGGAAACAGACTAGATTTCAGCCATTTGGAACCCTTTTACCATGTGCCAGACGCACGATTGTCTGAAGGTATTACATATGTGAAGGAGACAGACACACTACTCTGGGTTGATATATACAGAGGGCTGATCCACAAACTGGAGGACCGCAACAATATAGATGTCTCTTATGATTGTATTACGATAGCCCCCGAGACTTATAGCCAAACGTCAAATTTAAGACACCCGGAGCCCAGCTGTAAAGAGTCTGTCGGTGTCGTTTTCCCTGTAATTAATGGCGACGCTAAGCAGATAACCGATGTGCTGTTTGCCTCGAAATTTGGCATCGGAAAGACAAGTTTCAGAGACAAAACCTGGGAATATATTCTCCTGTATACGTCCTGTCCAGAAATCAGCGAGGAGAGGGCACTCAGGTTGAGGTCAAACGACGGCAACGTTTCTCCCTGTGGTGAGTACCTCTTAGTCGGCTTGATGAACGACTTCCCCTATGATGTTACGGATGAGGGCTGCATAGTGCGTGTCTCATTGAACCATCCCAGGAAGGTTGAAATGTTCTGGGAGCGCATCAAGATACCAAATGCCATTCACTGGAGTCGCAACGGTGACTGCACTTACGTCACAGACTCGCTGGACTTCGCTATTTGGAAGCTGGATGCCAAGACAGGCGAAAGGACAAGACTGATCGACgtcaaaaaatacaacCCGGATTTCGACTCCCCCGAGCCGGATGGCAGTGCGATAAACCATGTCTCCAGCACCCTTTTCGTCGCTGTGTGGTCCACAGCCAAAATTCAAGAATACTCGATTGAGTCCGGTCGTTTGATTAGAGAGTTTATTCTGCCATCATCCACTCCAAAGGTTTCCTGCTGTGTCATAGTCGGCCCGGATCTCTATGTAACAACAGGCAATGCTAAGACACCGAACGGCCCAGAGACCACCGTAGATTCAGTGGGTGGttccattttcaagataCCCAATGCAGTGGAGATCTCGCATAACGAATCCTCCAAGAACCAGCTAGTGTGGTGA
- the MIX14 gene encoding Mix14p (similar to Saccharomyces cerevisiae MIC14 (YDR031W); ancestral locus Anc_3.260): MSNFLDQLIMEDVAAHCPTQFMEYHKCISQNHEDPSQCTYRQKDLAKCIQDNVPSVQRVMNKCGDHMKRYESCIRDNMETRTINENCLKYMKELRECAENQMEKDGRRPINEMFVYRDDGK, translated from the coding sequence ATGTCAAATTTTCTGGACCAATTGATTATGGAGGATGTGGCTGCACACTGCCCAACCCAGTTTATGGAATACCATAAATGTATAAGTCAAAATCACGAGGATCCGTCACAATGCACATACAGGCAAAAAGATCTCGCAAAATGTATCCAGGATAATGTCCCTAGTGTTCAAAGAGTGATGAATAAATGCGGAGATCACATGAAAAGATATGAAAGCTGCATAAGAGACAACATGGAAACAAGAACAATCAATGAGAACTGCttgaaatatatgaaagaattgAGAGAGTGTGCGGAGAATCAGATGGAAAAAGACGGCAGAAGACCAATAAATGAAATGTTTGTTTATAGAGATGATGGGAAATGA
- a CDS encoding opsin family protein (similar to Saccharomyces cerevisiae YRO2 (YBR054W) and MRH1 (YDR033W); ancestral locus Anc_3.263), whose protein sequence is MTDYVELFKRGGNQAIKINPPTGADFHITNRGSDWLWAAFCVFLLMAMVLIGLMFRKPANERIVYCTAIAPVLFMSINYFTMASNLGWIPVHAKYNHVKIDNQPDHPGTRQVFYSRKIGWFMALPWPIVQASLFGNTPKWQIAFNVGVAEIFSVCYLIAGCVYSTYKWGYYSIGAAAIVICSISVMTTTRNLVRNIGRDVFYVFNWFFGIIMFIWLIYPICFGLCEGGNVIQPDSEAVWYGILDIILLGCVPCLFIPLASYLGLERLGLANNGNNFQPLPSEKTMNSIASARNSGETAVSTPKPKPAKKSKKSKK, encoded by the coding sequence ATGACAGACTACGTCgagcttttcaaaagaggCGGTAACCAAGCCATAAAGATCAATCCACCAACAGGTGCTGATTTCCACATTACCAACCGTGGTTCCGATTGGTTATGGGCTGCTTTTTGTGTTTTCCTATTAATGGCAATGGTCTTGATCGGTTTAATGTTCAGAAAACCAGCAAACGAAAGAATAGTGTACTGCACCGCTATCGCCCCTGTTTTGTTCATGTCGATCAATTATTTCACTATGGCTTCTAACTTGGGTTGGATTCCAGTACACGCAAAGTATAACCACGTCAAAATCGACAATCAACCGGACCATCCAGGTACTAGACAAGTTTTCTATTCCAGAAAAATTGGTTGGTTTATGGCTCTTCCATGGCCAATCGTTCAAGCCTCACTTTTCGGTAACACCCCAAAGTGGCAAATTGCTTTCAATGTTGGTGTTGCTGaaatcttttctgtttGTTACTTGATCGCTGGCTGTGTCTATTCCACCTACAAATGGGGTTACTACAGTATTGGCGCCGCCGCTATCGTTATCTGCAGTATTTCTGTTATGACCACAACAAGAAACTTGGTTAGAAACATTGGTAGAGATGTGTTCTACGTCTTCAACTGGTTCTTTGGTATTATTATGTTCATTTGGTTGATCTACCCAATCTGTTTCGGTCTATGTGAAGGTGGTAACGTTATCCAACCGGACTCCGAGGCCGTTTGGTATGGTATTCTTGATATTATATTGTTAGGTTGTGTTCCATGTTTGTTCATTCCTTTAGCAAGTTACCTTGGTTTGGAAAGATTAGGTTTAGCTAACAACGGTAACAATTTCCAACCATTGCCATCAGAAAAGACCATGAACAGTATTGCTTCCGCTAGAAACTCTGGTGAAACCGCTGTTTCAACACCAAAGCCAAAACCAGctaagaaatcaaagaaatctAAGAAATAA